Part of the Paludisphaera borealis genome, GCTGGAAGAGGCCAAGAAGCGGGCCGCGAAGGGGGAACGCGTGCTCGTCACCACGCTGACCAAGCGGCTGGCCGAAGACCTTACGCGTTACCTCAAGGAGCAGGGGCTGCGTTGCAAGTGGCTGCACTCCGAGCTCGACGCGATCGAGCGGATGACGATCCTCCGCGAGCTTCGTGAAGGGGCGTTCGACGTCCTGGTGGGGGTCAACCTGCTGCGCGAGGGGCTCGACCTTCCCGAAGTCTCGATGGTCTGCATCCTCGACGCCGACAAGGAGGGCTTCCTACGCAGCGAGACCTCGCTGATCCAGACCATCGGCCGGTCGGCCCGGCACGTCAACGCCGAGGTCGTCCTCTACGCCGACAGGATCACCAACTCGATGCAGCGGGCGATGGACGAGACCGAGCGCCGCCGCGTGCTCCAGACGGCGTACAACGCCGAGCACGGGATCACCCCCGAGTCGGTGGTCAAGGCGATCCGTCGCGGGATCGAGGAAGAGATCCAGGCGCGCACCGTCGCCCGCGAGGCCGTGGGCCGCGACGAGGCGACCGACGCGACCGAAGAGTACCTGGACGCCCTCGAAGGCGAGATGCTCGATGCCGCCGAGAAACTCGAATTCGAACGCGCCGCCGCGCTCCGCGACAAGATCCAGCAGCTTCGCGCCGCCCAGGGGGGCGGCTCGGCGCGGCCGGCGCCCAGCCCCCAGGGCCAGAGCGCTAAGGCGAAGGCCAAAGCGAAGGCCCGGGCCGGCAAGAAGCGCGGCTGACGCCGTTCTCGAACCGTTCGCCGATTCGCGCCCGCGATCGTGTCGCCCCTGCGTCGATTTCGAGTAAACTAGCGGCGTTGACCTTGGCCTCTACAACGTAAGAGTCAAGCGCCACGCTCTTATTCTCCATCGATCGTTCGTTCGGCTTCTCGTCGGAGGAATCCATGACCTGCCCCAGCTTCGATCAGAGTGATCCCCATCATCGGCCGCGCGCCGAGCGAGGCGCATCCCGGCTTCAGGGCCGGCTGCTGATCCTGGCGATGAGTCTTCTCGCGGCGGGCTGCGATACGTTCACGTTCAATCCGCCGCGCCCTCCCGAGCTGACGAAGAAGGCGGCGACGCCCCGAACATCGACCGGGATCTCCGCGACCTCGTCGTCGGCCAAGGTCATCGAGGTGGTCCTCACGCCTCGGATCGAGTCGGACGTCGAGACGCTCAGAACCTCCGCGAAGCTTCAGGCGGGCATGGACACGACCAGGGTCCAGGTGACGGCCCCGCCGGAAGGGGCGCCCGCTTCGGAACAGGCCGAACTCGTCCGCAAGGCGATCACCCGCAAGCCGCCGGTCATTGTGATCGAAGTCCCGAACGCACCCGACGCGACACTGATCGCCGCCGCCGCCGAAGCCCAGAAGGCCGGCGTCGCGGTCGTGACCATCGGCCGTCGGCTGACCGTTTCGCAGGCGCCGGCATCCGAATCGGCGTCCGCCGTCGGGCCGCCGATGATCTTGGTCGCGCACGAAGAACTCAAGCCGTCGGCCGCGGCCCTCGTCGCCGACGCGATGCGAGCCGCCAAGAATGGTAAGATCGCGACCGACGCCGGGGCCGTGATCCTCGTCGACCCCACCGTCGACGCCCTCTTCCAGGACCGCGTCAATGCGCTTCGCGACGCCCTCAAGGCGGCCGGGGTCAAGAAGATCGAGGAGCTGCCGTTCGCCAAGACGATCAAGGACGGCGAGACGAAGCTGGTCGAGTACCTCAAGGCCCACCCCGAAACGACGCTGGTCTTCGCCGTCGACGCCGGCGGAATGCTGGCCGCCGACGATGCGACCGGCGTCCTGAAGACGGACCATCGGTTCGTCATCGCCGGCTATTCCTCCAACGAGTCCGCTCGCAGCCAGGTCATGATGGGCGAATACGCGGCGCTCGGCGTCTTCGGCGTCGACAGGCTGCTCCGCCGAGCCGTCAACGTCGCCGCCGGGATTCTCAAGGGAAGCAAGATTCCGGAACGGGTCGAGATCGAGATTCCGATCCTGGAGTCGAGCGAGACGGCGGGCCCTCCGCGGATGAAGGTCCTTCCTCCCGACAAGCCGATGATGCTGCAAAAAGGCGGCGCTTCCACGGAAAACTAGACGCCGTGCGCCGGCGGGAAGGACGCGAACCGCGATGACCGAGACACGACGCCCGTTCGGCGATCCCGAACGGAGGAACGCCGAGACGCTGATCGGGTTGGCGCTCGCGGAGGACTTGAACGACGCGGGCGACATCACCACCACCACGGTCATCCCCCCCCGCGCCCGGGGCTCGGCCCGGCTGATCGCCCGCGCGCCGGGGGTGGTCGCCGGCTTGCCCGTTGTCGGCCTGCTCATCGACCACTTCGAGCTGGGGGAAGGCTGGCGCCCACGGCGCGTCGACGGCGACCGCGTCGAGGCCGGCGAAGTCCTGGGCGAGCTTTCCGGCTCGTTTCGGTCGATCCTGGTGCTTGAACGCACGGCCCTCAACTTCCTGCAACGGCTCTGCGGCGTGGCCTCGCTGACGGCTCGGTTCGTCGCCGAGGTGGAGGGGACCGCCGCCGGCGTCTTCGACACGAGGAAGACGACCCCCGGCTGGCGGGCGCTCGAGAAGTACGCGGTCCGCTGCGGCGGCGGCCGCAACCACCGGATCGGGCTTTACGACGCCGTGCTCATCAAGGACAACCACCTGGGCTGGTTGCAGGCCGACGGAGTCGCCGACCCGATTGCGAAGGCGATCGCCGACGCCCGCGCCGGCTCGCCGCCGGGCACGGTCGTCGAGGTCGAGGTCGACACGCTCGATCAGCTCGACGTTGCGTTGCGCTGCCGGCCCGATATTGTGCTCGTCGACAACCTCGGGCCTGACGCGCTGCGGGAAGCGGTCCGCCGCCGCGATCAGTCGGCCCCGGGCGTCGAGCTGGAAGCGTCGGGCGGCGTGACCCTGGCGACGATCGCCGCGCTGGCGCGCACGGGCATCGATCGGATCAGCGTCGGCGCCCTGACCCATTCAGCCGTCGCGCTCGACGTCGCGCTGGATATCGACCCCGCGACATGAACGCGCATTCCCACGAATCCGCGCCCGCGATCCTCAACATCCCGCTGCTCGACCGGCTGCGGAGTGTCTCGGGCTTCGTCGCGACGGCCGATCTCGCCGAATCCAATGATCGCGAGCGGCTCGCCGCCGACCTCGACGCGCTCGAGGCGTTCGGCTTCCGGATCGAGCGGCATCCGTACCTGGGCGCGGCCTATCGCGGGCCTTCGCCCCGGCTCTGCCCCGACCAGATCGAGCACGAGCTGGGCACGAGGCGGATCGGCCGCCGGATCGCCGTCTGGAACCGGCTGGGCAGCACCAGCGACGCCGCGGCTCGTGGCGCCGGCGCGGCGGCCAACGACGGCCTCGTCATTCTGGCGGAAGAACAGACCACCGGTCGCGGCCAGCGCGGACGGAGCTGGAGCGCGCCGCCGCGGTCGTGCATCCTGATGTCGGTCTTGCTGTTCCCTCCCTCCGAGCTGTCGCCAATCGGCCGCGAATCGGCCGGCGGCACCGCCTGGCTGACCGCGCTGGGCGCGGTGGCGACCGCCGGGCTTGTCGCCGAATGGACCGGATGCGACGCGCGGATCAAGTGGCCCAACGACGTCCGCGTCGACGGCCGCAAGGTCGCCGGCATTCTCGTCGAGCGCGTGATCCGTCCCCGCGACGACTCCCCCGCGTCCGCGTCCGAGCCCGAGACCGCGGTCGTCGTCGGCGTCGGCCTGAACGTCAACCTCGGCGTCGACGACCTCGCCCCCGAGCTGCGCGGCAAGGCCACGTCGCTGCGGATCTTGAGCGGCGGCGGCTCGTTCGATCGCTCGGAGCTGGTCCGCGACCTGATCCGCCGGCTCGACCGCTGGTACGACGAGGGCGTCCGCGACGGTCCGTCGAGCCTGAACGCCGCCTGGCGCGGCCTGAGCGAACACCTGGGCCGGCGGGTCCGGGTCACAACCCCGCTCCAGACCCTCGCCGGCCGGTTGGTCGACCTCGACTTCCAGTGCGGTCTGACGATTGATCCGAGCGACGAGACCAGGAGCCAAGGCGGCAGCCTGGTGCATATACCGATCAGCTCGGTCGTGGCTCTCGAAGGATGACGGCGCGGCCGCCTCGCACCCGTTGAAAACCGACCGCGAAACGGGTTATGTTTTTCTTGGACGCGGCCGGCGGGCGGTGGTAGACTTTGCGGTTGAGTTCACGCCTGCCCTTGTCGCCCGGCTCCCCTCGCGGAGGGCCTGGCACGCCGGATTGAAGCCTGATCAGAACGGCCTCGGCCGTTCACGCGACACGCCTGAACGAATTCCAACCCCTGACGATTCAACGGCGCATCGGCACCAACGGGAAACGGCGGCCGAATCGCCGGATGCGTTGAGTTTTGGAAACGCCGCATTGAGCAGGAGTCGAGACATGGCCGACGCCAGCGTCGGGACGCCCTGTCGTCGGGGCCGGCGAACTCCGATCTTCGGTTCCTTGGTCCTGATTCTCTCGGGAGCGGTCACCGGCGCGTCGCCGCCGCTCCTCGTCTTCGATCCAGGCGGCGGCGCGGCCTTGGACGATTCGTCGCGTCAATCGGTGGGAGCCGCGGGCATGTTGGAGCCACACACGGGTTCATTGCTGATCGATTACTACGAGACGTTCCTCCGCGACCGCGACCTCGGAGAGTTTCGCGAGCGCGTCCTGGCCCGCTACACCGAGGAGACGCTCTGCCGGGTGCTGGCGTCGTCGCCCCACGCCAACGCCCGTCGCGGAGCCGTGCTCGCGCTGGGCGTCATGGGCACATTCGACGGCTGCAACTCCACCCTCGGCCGGGCCATGCGCGACGACGATTCGGTGGTCCGCACGATGGCCGAACGCGCCCTCTGGGTCATCTGGTTCCGGGCCGACAGCCCCGAGAACAACCAGACGCTTGAAGAAGTCCGTCTGCTGGCCGCGACCGGTCGATCCGATGAGGCGATCGACCTGGCCTCCAAGCTGATCGCCCGCGCCCCCCGGCTCGCCGAAGCCTATAACCAGCGGGCCATCGCCTACTTCAAGCTCGGCCGCTACGCCGAGAGCGCCGAGGATTGCCAGCGCGTCCTGGCCGTCAATCCCTACCACATCGGGGCACTGGGCGGCCTTGCGCAGTGCCAGCTTCAGCTCGAACAGCCGCGCGAGGCCCTCAAGACGCTCCGCCGCTCGCTGAAGCTTCAACCCCACAGCCAGGCGCTCAGCGACAACATCCGCGCATTGGAAGCCGGGCTCGAGTCCGACGGCTCGCGCTGACTAATCCTGGTCGTCCTCGTCGCCGACTTCCTGATCCTGAGACAGGCCGACCGTCGAGGGCCGTTTCAGCGAGGGGCGGTGCGGCCCCGCGAACGCCGCGACGACCTCGGGCAGCGCGCCCAGGTGCAGGTGGATCAGGCTGCCGACCGCGTGGTGACGGAAGTACAGATCGTCGTCGCGCGACAGCGAGCCGAAACACGACGGACACTCGAACGGCTGGACGCTCGGCCGCAAGTTCCATCGGCCGCTCTTGTAACCGCGAACCTGCGCGCCGCGCGGCCCGATCCAGCAGTCGCGCAGCAGGGTCCGCACGACCGGAGTGGGGGCCGTGGGATTGGCGACCAGCTCGGCGTCGAAGGGAAGGATTCCCGCTCCTGGAACGGTCTGACCGTCGATGATCATCGACCGGCCCAGGTAGGCCGTGCCTCCCCCTTCGGTGTAGATCCGCTGGCCGCGGCAGACGTGCTGGCGGAGCGCCGCGATCATGCTGAAGTTGGCCGCCAGCTCCATGGCGTGCAGGTCCGGGAAGCCGCAGCCGATCATGACCAGGTCGACGCCGTCGGGCAGGGCGCCGTCGCGCATCGGCGAGAACTCGACCAGCTCGGCCCCGAGCGATTCGAGCGCTTCGAGGGTGTCGGGGAAATAGCAGCCGAAGGCGTCGTCGTGGGCGTAGGCCACGCGGAAGCCCGGCGGACCGGCCTCGCGGCCGCAGCCGCCCGGTTGTTGGGGACGATTCAGGTCGACCCGGCTGGTCGCCAGGGCGGCGAAGGCTTTCAGGTCGGCGTGGCGGAGGAAGCTCGACCCCAGGGCGTCGATCACGTCTTCGGCGAGGCGGGTTTCGCCCCGCGCGGCGGCTTCCACGGCCGATCGAGCCCCCGGCAAGAGGTCGACGGCCCCCACGACCGGCAGGCCGCAGGTCAGCCGGATCAGGCGGCGGTACCGCTCGATCTGGTCGTCGGAGGACAGGCCGTCGAGGATCACCGCCTCGGTCCCTTCCGGGATGCGAGGAAGATGGCACGCGCCGGGGTCGGCACCGACGAGCGAGAGCACCGAGACGATCGGCAGGTCGAGAATCCGGGTCAGGCCGCGGAGATCGCCGCCGCACAACGACGGAACCAGGGACGCGTCGAGCGTCCCCTCGACCAATCCGAGGCTGGCCGCGCGGGCGCCGGCGACGAACAGCGAACGGCACACGTTCGGCGGCATCAGCCACGTGTCGAGGTGCCGTTCCGGCAGTCCGGTCGCGTCGGCCACCACTTCGGTCGTCGTCGGGCAGGCTCGGGAGCGGAAGTGCTGAATCCGCCACCGCCGCGCCGTCAGGCCGGCGAGCACGGCCAGGCCGGCCGTCGAGGGCTCCGGCCCGGTCGCGGGGGTTGCCAGGGCGATTCGGGGGACAGCCGTCATCATCAATGTAGCGATCCACCAGGCCGAGCCGAGCGACCCGTCGCTCGATCACTTCGGTATTCTACGCGGGCTCGACGGATTTTTCCGCCATGACGGCGGATTCCTGCCAGAGCAAACCCGATCGAACGTCTGACCGTCGCCCCAGGAAGGGTTTCTGGAACGACGCGAACTACCTGCGGGGCAGGATCATGCAACGAATTCGGGGGATGCGTCGGCGAAACGACGCCTCCAAAAAAGCCGCCGGTCTGCGCGGCTGATCGAGCGTCGCGCCGGTTCGTCCCAATGATAAAGCCCTCGCCATCGAGGTCAAGCTGGAACAACGGTTTAGCGCGGTTTTCGACCGGTCCGCGCACCGACCGCCGTTGATTTCACCTTGCCCGTCGCCCCTCCTCCGAGTACCCTACGCCCGCTCGAAACCGGAACTTCGATGCGCCAACTCGTGCTTCTTTGTTCGGGAAGGAACCCGTGCGATGCCGCGATCTGGACAGGACCGTCCTTGCCCTCGACTCGCCCCCCGCGCCGGTCTCGCCTCGTCGCCTCCGTCCGGCCCGCGTCGCCTGATCGCGGCGGCGGCGTTCGCGCTGTTTCTGGGCCTCACCGGCGGAGCGCGCTCCCAGGAGGGCGAACTCCCCCGTCTGCCGGACGACCACCCGGTCCAGGTCCAGCGCCGCGCGGCCGCGGCCCGGAAGCCGCCCGCTCACGGCGACGAACCGAAGGCCAAGAGCGGCGAACGATCCCAGCCCACCCCGCCGCCGCCCGCGACGGCCCCGGCCTCCGCGCCAGCTCCCGTCGTCGCTCCCACGCCCGCCGCCGTCCCGGCTGCCGCCGCCGCCACCACCGTCCCGGCTGCTCCCGCTGCCGCAGCCGCTTCCGGCGCGGCTCCTGCTTCCCCCGCTCCTGCCTCCCCCGCTCCCAAGCTTGAAGGCCCGGGACTCGTCCAGCCCGATGAGGCGGTGGCGTTGAAGACCGACCTCGCCGAGCGGCTCAAGGCTTTGGCGGCCCCCGCCGACGCGGCCGACGG contains:
- a CDS encoding sugar ABC transporter substrate-binding protein, with the protein product MTCPSFDQSDPHHRPRAERGASRLQGRLLILAMSLLAAGCDTFTFNPPRPPELTKKAATPRTSTGISATSSSAKVIEVVLTPRIESDVETLRTSAKLQAGMDTTRVQVTAPPEGAPASEQAELVRKAITRKPPVIVIEVPNAPDATLIAAAAEAQKAGVAVVTIGRRLTVSQAPASESASAVGPPMILVAHEELKPSAAALVADAMRAAKNGKIATDAGAVILVDPTVDALFQDRVNALRDALKAAGVKKIEELPFAKTIKDGETKLVEYLKAHPETTLVFAVDAGGMLAADDATGVLKTDHRFVIAGYSSNESARSQVMMGEYAALGVFGVDRLLRRAVNVAAGILKGSKIPERVEIEIPILESSETAGPPRMKVLPPDKPMMLQKGGASTEN
- the nadC gene encoding carboxylating nicotinate-nucleotide diphosphorylase, encoding MTETRRPFGDPERRNAETLIGLALAEDLNDAGDITTTTVIPPRARGSARLIARAPGVVAGLPVVGLLIDHFELGEGWRPRRVDGDRVEAGEVLGELSGSFRSILVLERTALNFLQRLCGVASLTARFVAEVEGTAAGVFDTRKTTPGWRALEKYAVRCGGGRNHRIGLYDAVLIKDNHLGWLQADGVADPIAKAIADARAGSPPGTVVEVEVDTLDQLDVALRCRPDIVLVDNLGPDALREAVRRRDQSAPGVELEASGGVTLATIAALARTGIDRISVGALTHSAVALDVALDIDPAT
- a CDS encoding biotin--[acetyl-CoA-carboxylase] ligase; translation: MNAHSHESAPAILNIPLLDRLRSVSGFVATADLAESNDRERLAADLDALEAFGFRIERHPYLGAAYRGPSPRLCPDQIEHELGTRRIGRRIAVWNRLGSTSDAAARGAGAAANDGLVILAEEQTTGRGQRGRSWSAPPRSCILMSVLLFPPSELSPIGRESAGGTAWLTALGAVATAGLVAEWTGCDARIKWPNDVRVDGRKVAGILVERVIRPRDDSPASASEPETAVVVGVGLNVNLGVDDLAPELRGKATSLRILSGGGSFDRSELVRDLIRRLDRWYDEGVRDGPSSLNAAWRGLSEHLGRRVRVTTPLQTLAGRLVDLDFQCGLTIDPSDETRSQGGSLVHIPISSVVALEG
- a CDS encoding tetratricopeptide repeat protein; amino-acid sequence: MLEPHTGSLLIDYYETFLRDRDLGEFRERVLARYTEETLCRVLASSPHANARRGAVLALGVMGTFDGCNSTLGRAMRDDDSVVRTMAERALWVIWFRADSPENNQTLEEVRLLAATGRSDEAIDLASKLIARAPRLAEAYNQRAIAYFKLGRYAESAEDCQRVLAVNPYHIGALGGLAQCQLQLEQPREALKTLRRSLKLQPHSQALSDNIRALEAGLESDGSR
- a CDS encoding cobyrinic acid a,c-diamide synthase → MMTAVPRIALATPATGPEPSTAGLAVLAGLTARRWRIQHFRSRACPTTTEVVADATGLPERHLDTWLMPPNVCRSLFVAGARAASLGLVEGTLDASLVPSLCGGDLRGLTRILDLPIVSVLSLVGADPGACHLPRIPEGTEAVILDGLSSDDQIERYRRLIRLTCGLPVVGAVDLLPGARSAVEAAARGETRLAEDVIDALGSSFLRHADLKAFAALATSRVDLNRPQQPGGCGREAGPPGFRVAYAHDDAFGCYFPDTLEALESLGAELVEFSPMRDGALPDGVDLVMIGCGFPDLHAMELAANFSMIAALRQHVCRGQRIYTEGGGTAYLGRSMIIDGQTVPGAGILPFDAELVANPTAPTPVVRTLLRDCWIGPRGAQVRGYKSGRWNLRPSVQPFECPSCFGSLSRDDDLYFRHHAVGSLIHLHLGALPEVVAAFAGPHRPSLKRPSTVGLSQDQEVGDEDDQD